From the genome of Leguminivora glycinivorella isolate SPB_JAAS2020 chromosome Z, LegGlyc_1.1, whole genome shotgun sequence, one region includes:
- the LOC125240930 gene encoding cytochrome c oxidase subunit 6A, mitochondrial-like has protein sequence MNLTQNVIKCLQRGGPWRSYSLSCPGRTPPGKCGCGGRQPAPPRDCRPNKIPYNPCCPHFHEGHDTYKKYKYIFLLMLPVIIAHTLNCLSHCPHPKGECREYEYMLRRTKRFPWGEGKKSFFHNDETNHLPGDCTPAPLDCD, from the coding sequence ATGAACTTAAcccaaaatgtaataaaatgtttgcAACGTGGAGGCCCCTGGCGGTCCTACAGCCTGAGCTGCCCGGGGCGCACGCCGCCCGGCAAGTGCGGCTGCGGCGGCCGCCAGCCCGCGCCGCCCCGCGACTGCCGCCCCAACAAGATCCCGTACAACCCTTGCTGTCCACATTTCCACGAAGGCCATGATACCTACAAAAAATACAAGTATATATTCCTGCTCATGTTGCCAGTCATAATCGCCCACACGCTTAATTGCTTATCACATTGTCCGCACCCTAAAGGAGAGTGCCGTGAGTACGAGTATATGCTTAGACGCACCAAACGGTTCCCATGGGGCGAAGGCAAGAAATCATTCTTTCATAACGATGAAACGAACCACCTGCCGGGTGACTGCACGCCGGCGCCGCTTGACTGCGATTGA